Proteins encoded in a region of the Mycolicibacterium neoaurum genome:
- a CDS encoding gamma-glutamylcyclotransferase: MPLYAAYGSNMHPEQMLQRAPHSPMAGTGWLHGWRLTFGGEDYSWEGSLATLVEDPESKVFVVLYDVTPEDEANLDQWEGSELGFHKKIRCRVQRLSSNTSTDPVLAWLYVVDAWEGGLPSARYLGVMADAAEIAGAPAEYVHDIRTRPARNVGP, encoded by the coding sequence GTGCCGCTCTACGCCGCTTACGGATCGAACATGCATCCGGAACAGATGCTGCAGCGCGCGCCGCATTCGCCGATGGCCGGTACCGGCTGGCTACACGGCTGGCGCCTGACCTTCGGCGGCGAGGACTACAGCTGGGAGGGGTCCCTGGCAACCCTGGTCGAAGACCCCGAGTCCAAGGTGTTCGTCGTGCTCTACGACGTGACACCGGAGGACGAGGCCAACCTGGATCAGTGGGAAGGCTCAGAGCTGGGTTTCCACAAGAAGATCCGGTGCCGGGTGCAACGACTGTCGTCGAACACCAGCACCGACCCGGTGCTGGCCTGGCTCTACGTCGTCGATGCCTGGGAGGGCGGCCTGCCCTCGGCGCGCTATCTGGGCGTGATGGCCGATGCCGCCGAGATCGCCGGAGCCCCGGCCGAGTACGTCCACGACATCCGGACCCGCCCGGCCCGCAACGTCGGCCCCTGA
- a CDS encoding amidohydrolase codes for MTLRAHTEAWLAAHHDDLVAWRRHIHTHPELGRQEFATTEFVATRLADAGLNPKVLPGGTGLTCDFGPEDRPRIALRADMDALPMAERTGLPFSSTVPGVAHACGHDAHTSVLLGAGLAMASAPELPVGVRLIFQPAEELMPGGAIDAVAAGAVAGVARIFALHCDPRLEVGKVAVRLGPITSAADSIEITLHSPGGHTSRPHLTGDLVYALGTLITGVPGVLSRRIDPRKSTVMVWGAVNAGVAANAIPQTGTLAGTVRTASRDTWLTLESLVRETVSALLAPLAVEHSVNYRRGVPPVVNEELATRIFTHAIEALGPEALADTHQSGGGEDFSWYLEEVPGAMARLGVWSGQGPQLDLHQPTFDLDERALAVGVRTMVNLVEQSGLV; via the coding sequence ATGACCCTGCGGGCGCACACCGAGGCCTGGCTGGCCGCCCACCACGACGACCTCGTCGCGTGGCGGCGTCACATCCACACCCACCCCGAGTTGGGCCGGCAAGAATTCGCGACCACCGAGTTCGTCGCCACCCGGCTGGCCGATGCCGGATTGAACCCGAAGGTGCTCCCCGGCGGTACGGGGTTGACCTGTGACTTCGGTCCCGAGGATCGTCCGCGGATCGCGCTGCGCGCCGATATGGATGCGCTGCCCATGGCCGAACGCACGGGCTTGCCGTTCAGCTCGACGGTGCCGGGGGTCGCGCACGCCTGTGGGCACGACGCGCACACCAGCGTGCTGCTCGGGGCCGGTCTGGCGATGGCGTCGGCGCCCGAACTGCCGGTGGGGGTGCGGTTGATCTTCCAGCCCGCCGAGGAACTGATGCCCGGTGGGGCGATCGATGCGGTGGCCGCCGGGGCGGTTGCCGGGGTGGCGCGGATCTTCGCGCTGCATTGCGATCCGCGGTTGGAGGTCGGCAAGGTCGCGGTGCGCCTCGGACCGATCACGTCGGCGGCGGACTCCATCGAGATCACCCTGCACTCGCCGGGCGGGCACACCTCACGGCCGCATCTGACCGGGGACCTGGTGTATGCGCTGGGCACATTGATCACCGGTGTGCCGGGCGTGCTGTCGCGGCGGATCGACCCGCGCAAGAGCACCGTGATGGTGTGGGGTGCGGTCAACGCCGGCGTTGCGGCCAATGCGATCCCGCAGACCGGCACGTTGGCGGGCACTGTCCGCACCGCCAGCCGGGATACCTGGCTCACGCTGGAATCCCTTGTTCGCGAGACTGTTTCGGCGCTACTGGCGCCGCTTGCCGTGGAGCACAGCGTGAATTACCGTCGCGGCGTGCCACCGGTGGTCAACGAGGAGTTGGCCACCCGCATCTTCACCCACGCCATCGAGGCGCTCGGGCCGGAGGCACTGGCCGACACCCACCAGTCCGGTGGCGGCGAGGACTTCTCCTGGTATCTGGAAGAGGTGCCGGGGGCGATGGCGCGGCTGGGTGTGTGGTCGGGCCAGGGCCCGCAGCTGGACCTGCATCAGCCGACCTTCGACCTCGACGAGCGCGCTCTTGCGGTCGGAGTCCGCACGATGGTCAATCTGGTGGAGCAGTCCGGCCTCGTCTAG
- a CDS encoding glycerol-3-phosphate dehydrogenase/oxidase encodes MTDPISGNGQAQLGPAQRAAAWERLGSEQFDVVVIGGGVVGAGAALDAATRGLRVALVEARDYASGTSSRSSKMFHGGLRYLEQLEFGLVREALHERELSLTTLAPHLVKPLPFLFPLTKRLWERPYIAAGIFLYDQLGGAKSVPAQKHLLKAGALRLAPGLKRSSLIGGIRYFDTVVDDARHTMMVARTAAHYGAVVRTSTQVVALLREGDRVTGVRVRDSENGAVTEVHGHVVVNATGVWTDEIQALSKERGRFRVRASKGVHIVVPRDRIVSEVAIILRTEKSVLFVIPWGTHWIIGTTDTDWNLDLAHPAATKADIDYILGHVNSVLATPLTHDDIDGVYAGLRPLLAGESESTSKLSREHAVAVPSPGLVAIAGGKYTTYRVMGADAIDAAAEFVPTRVAPSITEKVPLVGADGYFALVNQTEHVGAHYDLHPYRVRHLLDRYGSLIGEVLAMADGKPELLEPITAAPVYLKVEAVYAAAAEGALHLEDILARRMRISIEYPHRGVDCAREVAETVAPVLGWSEADIDREVATYLARVEAEVRSQTQPDDESADALRAAAPEARAEILEPVPLT; translated from the coding sequence GTGACTGACCCGATTTCTGGCAATGGTCAAGCTCAACTCGGTCCTGCCCAGCGCGCGGCGGCCTGGGAAAGACTCGGCAGCGAACAGTTCGATGTCGTCGTCATCGGCGGCGGAGTCGTCGGCGCCGGTGCCGCGCTGGACGCCGCGACCCGGGGGCTGAGGGTGGCGCTGGTCGAGGCGCGCGATTACGCCTCGGGCACGTCGAGCCGCAGCTCCAAGATGTTCCACGGCGGGCTGCGCTACCTGGAGCAACTGGAGTTCGGTCTGGTGCGGGAGGCGTTGCACGAGCGCGAGCTCTCGCTGACGACGCTGGCCCCGCACCTTGTGAAACCGCTGCCGTTCTTGTTCCCGCTCACCAAGCGGCTCTGGGAGCGGCCGTACATCGCGGCGGGCATCTTTCTCTACGATCAGCTCGGTGGAGCGAAATCCGTTCCGGCACAGAAACATCTGCTCAAGGCCGGGGCGCTGCGGCTGGCCCCCGGCCTCAAGCGCAGCTCGTTGATCGGCGGTATCCGGTATTTCGACACCGTCGTCGACGACGCCCGGCACACCATGATGGTGGCCCGCACCGCGGCCCATTACGGTGCCGTGGTGCGCACCTCGACCCAGGTCGTGGCGCTACTGCGCGAGGGTGACCGGGTGACCGGCGTGCGGGTGCGCGACTCAGAGAACGGCGCGGTCACCGAGGTGCACGGACATGTCGTGGTCAACGCGACCGGGGTGTGGACCGACGAGATCCAGGCGCTGAGCAAGGAGCGCGGTCGGTTCCGGGTGCGAGCCTCCAAGGGGGTGCACATCGTGGTCCCGCGCGATCGCATCGTCAGCGAGGTGGCGATCATCCTGCGCACGGAGAAGTCAGTGCTGTTCGTCATCCCGTGGGGCACCCACTGGATCATCGGGACCACCGATACCGACTGGAATCTCGACCTGGCTCACCCCGCGGCGACGAAGGCCGATATCGACTACATCCTCGGCCACGTCAACTCGGTGTTGGCCACCCCGCTGACCCATGACGATATCGACGGCGTCTATGCCGGTCTGCGTCCGCTGCTGGCCGGTGAGAGCGAGTCGACCTCCAAGCTGTCCCGCGAACACGCCGTGGCGGTGCCCTCGCCGGGGCTGGTGGCCATCGCGGGCGGCAAGTACACCACCTACCGGGTGATGGGGGCCGACGCCATCGATGCCGCAGCCGAATTCGTGCCGACGCGGGTGGCGCCGTCGATCACCGAGAAGGTGCCGCTGGTCGGCGCCGACGGCTACTTCGCCCTGGTGAACCAGACCGAGCATGTGGGTGCTCACTACGACCTGCACCCCTACCGGGTGCGGCATCTGCTGGACCGGTACGGCTCGCTGATCGGCGAGGTGCTGGCGATGGCGGACGGTAAACCCGAGCTGCTGGAACCGATCACGGCCGCACCGGTGTACCTGAAGGTGGAGGCGGTCTATGCCGCCGCGGCCGAGGGGGCGCTGCACCTGGAGGACATCCTGGCCCGGCGGATGCGGATCTCGATCGAGTACCCGCACCGGGGGGTGGACTGCGCCCGTGAGGTCGCCGAAACCGTTGCCCCCGTTCTCGGTTGGAGCGAGGCGGATATCGACCGCGAGGTGGCGACCTATCTGGCACGGGTGGAGGCCGAGGTGCGCTCGCAGACCCAACCGGACGACGAGTCCGCCGACGCCCTGCGGGC
- a CDS encoding NAD(P)H-quinone dehydrogenase — protein sequence MPTRIVIIGGGPAGYEAALVAAARGPEAAQVTVVDSDGVGGACVLFDCVPSKTFIASTGVRTELRRANGLGFDIAIDDAKISLGQIHNRVKTLARSQSADIGSQLLNNGVTVVQGRGELVDDVPGMAHHRVKVTTPDGKTGVLKADVVLIATGATPRVLPNARPDGERILNWRQLYDLTELPEHLVIVGSGVTGAEFCSAYTELGVKVTVVASRDQILPHEDSDAAAVLEEAFAERGVQLVKNARADSVTRTDTGIKVSMADGRTVEGSHALMTVGSVPNTGGLGLERVGIELGPGNYLKVDRVSRTTAPGIYAAGDCTGLLPLASVAAMQGRIAMYHALGEGVNPIRLRTVAAAVFTRPEIAAVGVPQTKIDSGEVPARTLMLPLTTNARAKMSLLRRGFVKIFCRPATGVVIGGVVVAPIASELILPIALAVQNNLTVTDLAQTLSVYPSLSGSIVEAARRLMAHDDLD from the coding sequence GTGCCTACCAGGATCGTGATCATCGGCGGTGGACCGGCCGGCTACGAAGCTGCCCTGGTGGCGGCCGCGCGCGGCCCCGAAGCCGCCCAGGTCACCGTCGTCGACAGCGACGGCGTCGGTGGGGCGTGTGTGTTGTTCGACTGCGTGCCCTCCAAGACGTTCATCGCCTCGACCGGCGTGCGCACCGAGCTGCGGCGCGCCAACGGCCTCGGGTTCGACATCGCCATCGACGACGCGAAGATCTCGCTCGGCCAGATCCACAACCGGGTCAAGACATTGGCCCGGTCGCAGTCGGCGGATATCGGTTCGCAGTTGCTCAACAACGGCGTCACCGTGGTCCAGGGTCGCGGCGAGCTGGTAGATGACGTGCCGGGGATGGCCCACCACCGGGTGAAGGTCACCACGCCCGACGGTAAGACCGGGGTGCTCAAGGCCGATGTGGTGCTGATCGCCACCGGTGCCACCCCACGGGTGCTGCCCAACGCCCGTCCCGACGGCGAACGCATCCTGAACTGGCGCCAGCTCTACGACCTGACCGAGCTGCCGGAGCACCTGGTGATCGTCGGCTCCGGTGTCACCGGTGCCGAATTCTGCAGCGCCTACACCGAGCTCGGCGTCAAGGTGACGGTGGTGGCCAGCCGCGACCAGATCCTGCCCCATGAGGACTCCGACGCGGCGGCGGTGCTGGAGGAGGCCTTCGCCGAACGCGGTGTCCAGTTGGTGAAGAACGCCCGCGCCGACTCGGTGACCCGTACCGACACCGGTATCAAAGTCTCGATGGCCGACGGACGCACCGTCGAGGGCAGCCACGCGCTGATGACGGTCGGCTCGGTACCCAACACCGGCGGCCTCGGCCTGGAGCGGGTCGGCATCGAGCTGGGCCCCGGCAACTACCTCAAGGTCGACCGGGTCTCGCGCACCACCGCACCGGGTATCTACGCCGCCGGTGACTGCACAGGCCTGCTGCCGCTGGCCTCGGTGGCCGCCATGCAGGGTCGCATCGCGATGTACCACGCACTCGGTGAGGGCGTGAACCCGATCCGGCTGCGCACCGTGGCGGCCGCGGTGTTCACCCGTCCGGAGATCGCGGCCGTCGGCGTCCCGCAGACCAAGATCGACAGCGGTGAGGTGCCCGCGCGCACGCTGATGCTGCCGCTGACCACCAATGCCCGCGCCAAGATGTCCCTACTGCGCCGAGGCTTCGTCAAGATCTTCTGCCGTCCCGCCACCGGCGTGGTGATCGGCGGTGTGGTGGTCGCGCCGATCGCCTCCGAGCTGATCCTGCCGATCGCCCTGGCGGTACAGAACAACCTCACCGTCACCGACCTCGCGCAAACCCTGTCGGTGTATCCGTCGCTGTCGGGCTCGATCGTCGAGGCGGCACGCCGGTTGATGGCCCACGACGATCTCGACTAA